The Pseudofrankia inefficax genome window below encodes:
- a CDS encoding CTP synthase, translated as MAQARSSKHIFVTGGVASSLGKGLTASSLGRLLKARGLRVTMQKLDPYLNVDPGTMDPFQHGEVYVTGDGAETDLDVGHYERFLDVELDGSANVTTGQVYSAVIARERRGDYQGQTVQVVPHITDEIKDRIRRLASPDVDVVITEVGGTVGDIESLPYLEAIRQVRHEVGRENALTVHVSLVPYLAPSGELKTKPTQHSVAALRSIGLQPDALVCRSDRPLSEALKRKIALMCDVDDEAVVGAPDASSIYMIPKVLHQEGLDAYVVRRLGLSFRDVDWTEWDTLLRRVTRPRHRITVAMVGKYIDLPDAYLSVTEAVRAGGFAVDAGVDVRWVASDDCSSPEVTAALLDGIDAMIIPGGFGVRGIEGKINALRHSREHGIPTLGICLGLQCMVIEAARGLGGLAKANSTEFDADTPHPVISTMADQRDVVAGKRDLGGTMRLGLYPCKLGPGTIARREYGAPEVPERHRHRYEVNNDYRDRLTAAGLVFSGTSPDGRLVEVVELRPDVHPFYVGTQAHPEFRSRPTRAHPLFRGLASAAVAYADRRRGVLPVDLDAAPATPAAGALGDDAALVTS; from the coding sequence GTGGCGCAGGCACGCAGCAGTAAGCACATCTTTGTCACCGGTGGGGTGGCGTCCAGCCTGGGCAAGGGGCTGACGGCTTCCAGCCTCGGCCGGTTGCTCAAGGCCCGGGGCCTGCGGGTGACCATGCAGAAGCTGGACCCGTACCTCAACGTTGACCCCGGCACGATGGACCCGTTCCAGCACGGCGAGGTCTACGTGACCGGCGACGGTGCCGAGACCGACCTCGACGTCGGCCACTACGAGCGCTTCCTGGACGTCGAGCTCGACGGCAGCGCGAACGTCACCACCGGCCAGGTGTACTCGGCCGTCATCGCCCGTGAGCGGCGCGGCGACTACCAGGGCCAGACGGTGCAGGTCGTCCCGCACATCACCGACGAGATCAAGGACCGGATCCGCCGGCTGGCGAGCCCCGACGTCGACGTCGTCATCACCGAGGTCGGCGGGACCGTCGGCGACATCGAGTCGCTGCCGTACCTGGAGGCGATCCGCCAGGTACGCCACGAGGTCGGCCGGGAGAACGCGCTGACCGTCCACGTCAGCCTGGTGCCCTACCTCGCCCCGTCCGGCGAGCTGAAGACCAAGCCGACCCAGCACTCCGTCGCCGCGCTGCGCAGCATCGGCCTGCAGCCCGACGCGCTGGTCTGCCGGTCAGACCGGCCGCTGTCGGAGGCGCTCAAGCGCAAGATCGCGCTGATGTGCGACGTGGACGACGAGGCCGTCGTCGGCGCGCCGGACGCCTCGTCCATCTACATGATCCCGAAGGTGCTGCACCAGGAGGGGCTGGACGCGTACGTCGTGCGCCGGCTCGGCCTGTCGTTCCGGGACGTCGACTGGACCGAGTGGGACACCCTGCTGCGCCGGGTCACCCGACCGAGGCACCGGATCACCGTCGCGATGGTCGGCAAGTACATCGACCTGCCCGACGCCTACCTCTCGGTCACGGAAGCCGTGCGGGCCGGCGGGTTCGCCGTGGACGCCGGCGTGGACGTCCGCTGGGTCGCCTCCGACGACTGCTCCTCGCCCGAGGTCACCGCCGCACTGCTCGACGGCATCGACGCGATGATCATCCCGGGCGGCTTCGGCGTCCGCGGCATCGAAGGAAAGATCAACGCGCTGCGGCACAGCCGCGAGCACGGCATCCCGACGCTGGGGATCTGCCTCGGCCTGCAGTGCATGGTGATCGAGGCCGCCCGCGGGCTCGGCGGCCTGGCCAAGGCCAACTCGACCGAGTTCGACGCGGACACCCCGCACCCGGTGATCTCCACGATGGCCGACCAGCGCGACGTCGTCGCCGGCAAGCGCGACCTGGGCGGCACGATGCGGCTCGGGCTCTACCCCTGCAAGCTCGGACCGGGCACGATAGCCCGCCGCGAGTACGGCGCGCCGGAGGTCCCCGAACGCCACCGCCACCGCTACGAGGTCAACAACGACTACCGCGACCGGCTGACCGCCGCCGGCCTGGTCTTCTCCGGCACGTCGCCGGACGGCCGGCTGGTCGAGGTCGTCGAGCTGCGCCCGGACGTGCACCCGTTCTACGTCGGCACCCAGGCGCACCCCGAGTTCCGGTCCCGGCCGACCCGGGCGCATCCGCTGTTCCGCGGCCTCGCCTCGGCCGCGGTCGCCTACGCGGACCGCCGCCGGGGCGTGCTGCCGGTGGATCTCGACGCCGCCCCGGCGACGCCGGCCGCCGGCGCGCTCGGCGACGACGCGGCGCTGGTGACCTCGTGA
- a CDS encoding NUDIX domain-containing protein: MTRTPQQTSAAATPGSADQAGTPAGGGPGSRTSHTYEVAESTTPYQGRIIAIRRDLVRMPDGDVAQRDVVVHPGAVGVVALDDAERVVMVFQYRHPVRRPLWELPAGILDEPGEPASVAAARELAEETALRAERWSVLADVWASPGMTDEAFRVFLARGLSEIPVGERYVPVHEEAEMTVARVPLDEAVTRVLDGDISNAMAVVGILAAARARDIGFATLRPADAPWAARPTNQG, from the coding sequence GTGACCCGTACGCCCCAGCAGACCTCCGCGGCCGCGACCCCGGGCTCCGCCGACCAGGCCGGGACCCCTGCCGGTGGCGGGCCCGGCTCCCGGACCAGCCACACCTACGAGGTCGCCGAGAGCACGACGCCGTACCAGGGGCGGATCATCGCGATCCGTCGTGACCTGGTCCGGATGCCGGACGGCGACGTGGCGCAGCGCGACGTCGTCGTCCACCCGGGTGCCGTCGGCGTCGTGGCCCTCGACGACGCCGAGCGGGTCGTCATGGTCTTCCAGTACCGGCACCCGGTCCGCCGGCCGCTGTGGGAGCTGCCGGCCGGCATCCTCGACGAGCCCGGCGAGCCGGCGTCCGTCGCGGCAGCCCGGGAGCTGGCCGAGGAGACCGCGCTGCGCGCCGAGCGGTGGTCGGTGCTCGCCGACGTCTGGGCGTCGCCGGGGATGACCGACGAGGCGTTCCGGGTGTTCCTCGCCCGTGGCCTGTCCGAGATCCCGGTCGGCGAACGGTACGTCCCGGTGCACGAGGAGGCGGAGATGACCGTCGCCCGGGTGCCGCTGGACGAGGCCGTCACCCGGGTGCTCGACGGTGACATCTCGAACGCGATGGCCGTCGTCGGCATCCTCGCCGCCGCGCGGGCCCGGGACATCGGCTTCGCCACCCTGCGCCCGGCCGACGCCCCCTGGGCCGCGCGACCGACCAACCAGGGCTGA
- a CDS encoding PKD domain-containing protein has protein sequence MTASSRPAPGARPRRPRVPRQAGSRIGTALSVKILLVAVLGTLLATAGPTGAASAATVPCGSVLWATCDTRATDNGYQYRYQGGELIRVPLGSGPVAGGTGCGATCPPDPAAVCDLLLAVGPSPTMTAQELADYNQAVAGCQAWLADPTNGIPLATVRAQLADYLRNQLLPKPTLTIQPGAHSFTGLQTIVYTQIPPAFAFNVDQPVLATISAVPTYHWDFGDGATGPNSPGRPYDAAISPRDFPDAYVDHEYKQPGTYQVTLTVVWDGTFTVPGVAQAFALNAVTLVATAPVVVDEATGVLTGNG, from the coding sequence GTGACAGCGTCGAGCAGGCCGGCCCCCGGCGCGCGGCCCCGGCGACCGCGCGTCCCGCGCCAGGCCGGGAGCCGGATCGGGACAGCGCTGTCGGTCAAGATCCTGCTCGTCGCCGTGCTCGGCACCCTGCTCGCGACGGCCGGGCCGACAGGCGCCGCGTCCGCGGCGACGGTGCCGTGCGGCAGCGTCCTGTGGGCCACCTGCGACACCAGGGCGACCGACAACGGCTACCAGTACCGCTACCAGGGCGGCGAGCTCATCCGGGTCCCGCTCGGGAGTGGCCCGGTCGCCGGCGGCACGGGCTGCGGCGCGACCTGCCCGCCGGATCCGGCGGCGGTCTGTGACCTGCTGCTGGCGGTCGGCCCGAGCCCGACCATGACGGCGCAGGAGCTGGCCGACTACAACCAGGCGGTCGCCGGCTGCCAGGCCTGGCTCGCCGACCCGACGAACGGCATCCCGCTGGCGACCGTCCGGGCGCAGCTGGCCGACTACCTGAGAAACCAGCTGCTCCCGAAACCGACGCTGACGATCCAGCCCGGCGCCCACAGCTTCACCGGGCTGCAGACGATTGTGTACACCCAGATCCCGCCGGCGTTCGCGTTCAACGTCGACCAGCCGGTGCTCGCCACGATCAGCGCCGTACCGACCTACCACTGGGACTTCGGCGACGGCGCCACCGGCCCGAACTCCCCCGGGCGGCCGTACGACGCGGCGATCTCACCCCGCGACTTCCCGGACGCCTACGTCGACCACGAGTACAAGCAGCCGGGCACCTACCAGGTCACCCTGACGGTCGTCTGGGACGGCACGTTCACCGTCCCCGGGGTCGCGCAGGCGTTCGCGCTGAACGCGGTGACGCTGGTGGCGACGGCCCCGGTCGTCGTCGACGAGGCGACCGGGGTCCTGACCGGAAACGGCTAG
- a CDS encoding tyrosine-type recombinase/integrase, whose translation MQRDPAVDVTAAPDPDPAREPAGAVDPGELVARYLGHLAGERGLAHNSVLAYGRDLRRYHEYLTARGLTSLADVDEATLGEFATALRGGDGEHPPLAAASVARMLVAVRSLHRFAQREGSLVEDVSQPVRPPAPPRRLPKALTVDQVLAVLVAAGGAAPDAERATSDADRVASDAGRAAPDAERSAAQPAEEAEPTVESDEAGGPEPDAESLADRAEAVRRLRSAALLELLYGTGARISEAVGLDLDDLDLDQATASVRLRGGNGRDRVVPLGRCAVAALSLYLSRGRPVLESAGSGTAVFLSRRGGRLSRQSAWSALRAAAEAAGIEGVSPHVLRHSFALHLLDGGADVRVVQELLGHASVRTTQIYTLVPADQLREVYAAAHPRELEPAGNRATGRAPDAARPALPPQPGPDRLGTGQLV comes from the coding sequence GTGCAGCGGGACCCGGCGGTCGACGTGACCGCCGCGCCCGACCCTGACCCGGCGCGGGAGCCCGCGGGCGCGGTGGACCCCGGCGAACTGGTGGCGCGGTATCTCGGCCATCTGGCGGGGGAGCGGGGCCTCGCGCACAACTCGGTCCTGGCCTACGGGCGGGACCTGCGCCGGTATCACGAGTACCTGACGGCCCGCGGGCTGACCTCGCTGGCCGACGTCGACGAGGCGACCCTGGGCGAGTTCGCCACCGCGCTGCGCGGCGGCGACGGCGAGCACCCGCCGCTGGCCGCCGCGTCGGTCGCCCGGATGCTCGTCGCCGTCCGCTCGCTGCACCGGTTCGCCCAGCGGGAGGGCTCCCTCGTCGAGGACGTCTCGCAGCCGGTCCGCCCACCGGCGCCGCCGCGGCGGCTGCCCAAGGCGCTGACCGTCGACCAGGTGCTGGCCGTCCTCGTCGCCGCCGGTGGCGCCGCCCCGGACGCCGAACGCGCCACGTCCGATGCCGACCGCGTCGCGTCGGACGCCGGACGGGCCGCGCCGGACGCCGAACGCTCCGCCGCCCAGCCGGCTGAGGAGGCCGAGCCGACCGTGGAGAGCGACGAGGCCGGTGGGCCGGAGCCGGACGCCGAGAGTCTGGCCGACCGGGCCGAGGCCGTCCGCCGGCTACGGTCCGCGGCGCTGCTGGAGCTGCTCTACGGCACCGGGGCGCGGATCTCGGAGGCGGTCGGCCTGGACCTCGACGACCTCGACCTGGACCAGGCCACCGCGTCGGTGCGGCTGCGCGGCGGCAACGGGCGTGACCGGGTGGTGCCGCTCGGCCGGTGCGCGGTGGCGGCGCTGTCGCTCTACCTCAGCCGGGGCCGGCCCGTGCTGGAGTCAGCGGGATCCGGCACGGCCGTGTTCCTGTCCCGGCGGGGCGGCCGGCTGTCCCGGCAGAGTGCCTGGTCGGCGTTGCGGGCCGCGGCCGAGGCGGCCGGGATCGAGGGGGTGTCGCCGCATGTGCTGCGCCACTCGTTCGCCCTGCACCTGCTCGATGGCGGCGCGGACGTCCGGGTGGTGCAGGAGCTGCTCGGGCACGCGTCGGTGCGCACGACCCAGATCTACACACTGGTTCCGGCGGACCAGCTCCGCGAGGTCTACGCGGCGGCCCACCCGCGGGAGCTGGAGCCGGCCGGTAACCGGGCGACGGGCCGGGCACCCGACGCCGCCCGTCCCGCGCTGCCGCCGCAGCCAGGCCCGGACCGGCTCGGAACGGGCCAACTGGTCTAG
- the npdG gene encoding NADPH-dependent F420 reductase gives MWPSSAVRASTSRFGHDGWVSASEDVSSLSIGILGGSGPQGGGLAIRFAAAGHKVVIGSRSAERGAEAAAKLSAPSRTVEGTDNAGAAEQADIVIIAVPWEGHGELLASLRKELAGKIVIDCVNPLGFDKGGAYPLPVEEGSAAQQAAALLPDSTVTAAFHHVSAVLLADESIAEVDTDILVLGDDRAATDVVQALAERIPGMRGIYAGKLRNAGQVEAFTANLISMNRRYKAHAGIRITDVPHVEPA, from the coding sequence ATGTGGCCCTCGTCGGCGGTCCGCGCGTCGACCTCGCGGTTCGGGCACGATGGGTGGGTGAGCGCTTCCGAAGACGTGTCCTCTCTGTCCATCGGCATCCTGGGCGGCTCCGGGCCGCAGGGTGGCGGGCTGGCGATCCGGTTCGCCGCGGCCGGCCACAAGGTGGTCATCGGCTCCCGGTCCGCCGAGCGTGGCGCGGAGGCGGCCGCCAAGCTGTCCGCCCCGAGCCGGACGGTCGAAGGCACCGACAACGCGGGCGCCGCCGAGCAGGCCGACATCGTGATCATCGCGGTGCCGTGGGAGGGCCACGGCGAGCTGCTCGCGAGCCTGCGCAAGGAGCTCGCCGGCAAGATCGTGATCGACTGCGTGAACCCGCTCGGCTTCGACAAGGGCGGCGCCTACCCGCTGCCCGTCGAGGAGGGCAGCGCCGCGCAGCAGGCCGCGGCCCTGCTGCCCGACAGCACGGTGACGGCCGCGTTCCACCACGTCTCGGCCGTACTGCTCGCCGACGAGTCGATCGCCGAGGTCGACACCGACATCCTCGTGCTCGGCGACGACCGGGCCGCCACCGACGTCGTCCAGGCGCTGGCCGAGCGCATCCCGGGCATGCGGGGCATCTACGCGGGCAAGCTGCGCAACGCCGGTCAGGTCGAGGCGTTCACGGCCAACCTCATCTCCATGAACCGCCGCTACAAGGCCCATGCGGGCATCCGCATCACGGACGTCCCGCACGTCGAGCCGGCCTGA
- a CDS encoding helical backbone metal receptor, which yields MSASDGPAGDGLAGDDSVRDDLGLAVRVPRRVERVVSLVPSLTESIAVSAPGLLVAATDWCTQPGDLDVTRIRGTKNPDVETIVRLGPDLVVANAEENREPDLAALRAAGLAVWVTAPTTVPAALESLDRMLVAACRLPRPGWLDEAVAVWREPPAGPRRRAVIPIWRRPWMAVGRDTFTGDVLTRLGVDNVLAGHAERYPRITIAELPEHDLVVLPDEPYAFSPTDGPEAFTAPSVCVPGRHLTWYGPSLAEARSVLRSRLDAAL from the coding sequence GTGAGCGCGTCAGACGGCCCGGCCGGCGACGGCCTGGCCGGCGACGACTCGGTCCGTGACGACCTGGGGCTCGCGGTGCGCGTGCCGCGGCGGGTCGAGCGGGTGGTCTCGCTGGTCCCCAGCCTGACCGAGTCGATCGCGGTCAGCGCGCCCGGGCTGCTCGTCGCCGCGACGGACTGGTGCACCCAGCCGGGCGACCTCGACGTCACCCGGATTCGCGGCACCAAGAACCCGGACGTCGAGACGATCGTGCGGCTCGGGCCCGACCTGGTGGTCGCCAACGCGGAGGAGAACCGGGAGCCGGACCTGGCCGCCCTGCGCGCCGCCGGCCTCGCCGTCTGGGTCACCGCGCCGACGACGGTCCCGGCGGCGCTGGAGAGCCTCGACCGGATGCTGGTGGCCGCCTGCCGGCTGCCCAGGCCCGGCTGGCTGGACGAGGCCGTCGCGGTGTGGCGGGAGCCGCCCGCGGGGCCGCGCCGCCGGGCCGTCATCCCGATCTGGCGCCGGCCGTGGATGGCCGTCGGCCGGGACACGTTCACCGGCGACGTCCTCACCCGCCTGGGCGTCGACAACGTGCTCGCCGGCCACGCCGAGCGCTACCCGCGGATCACGATCGCCGAGCTGCCGGAGCACGACCTCGTCGTGCTCCCCGACGAGCCCTACGCCTTCAGCCCGACCGACGGCCCGGAGGCGTTCACCGCCCCGTCGGTGTGCGTGCCCGGACGCCACCTCACCTGGTACGGCCCGTCGCTCGCCGAGGCCCGCTCGGTCCTGCGAAGCCGGCTCGACGCCGCGCTCTGA
- a CDS encoding effector-associated domain EAD1-containing protein translates to MTEFPNGPAFGVGAGDIEFSKSELARLRTMLAHLYQGRGEIAQVLQDSIGLAPARLPQGNMDPDALWGDILEKLEHGIACTHEQPFRGLLEWLLARWPRNRVFRELARHLTGPDREPKPEPEPDPEPEPEPDPEPDPEPEPDDRPRWNPFVRRSALLPSAGILAVLAVLSVLVVVYVVPGDHGCTAPKHSVSSLAWVHGECVGYSDGSFQFGRGVTGADQSGTELVGVQKDILAQNRCADVLRARHPSRTFLTLVYFAGLGAPRTGATASRLPWAGAQVAELLGLLTWQRQENVVADSPDGSPCRPSSSDPATVPASSPLHLGQDQEQDGPILRVIIASGGMYMDQADRVAEDQLIPFAQDPDQAVAAIVGLDRSLTTTVQAITDFGDHGILTLGTTLSGDGLPDSSWTYFQMEPQNLREALLVTDYALLNHRRQIDILYPKGGCGGGEQAMPDEADRYVFTLVRDMVNQAAHSGLQTTRHGWQPEGCPGAPSVDDWMRAECPPGGSATGTGVGTDDLVFYAGRAEDFGSLTRAGCLGTRRGGPLLLADDAITEYVTEYTGQESSVFPVVSKGPGPALSGTSCADGDLGAMTTLLAPELPQFCARLRAMYEYTEPPVPSGPHWTDERTAIAYDAAKLVLEAVDHTAQDSPFNINVLVNWIRQAPTPTKPGNLDLRPDDGGLVDPRAGTTGSVDFHASQVADSRQLAILTANLNDTDPYADAASTCLVLAGDPPATTDCWARPVPLPVATQTQ, encoded by the coding sequence TTGACCGAGTTTCCGAACGGCCCCGCCTTCGGCGTGGGCGCCGGCGACATCGAGTTCAGCAAATCCGAGCTCGCTCGACTGCGCACCATGCTCGCGCATCTTTACCAGGGCCGCGGCGAGATTGCCCAGGTGCTGCAGGACTCGATTGGCCTGGCTCCGGCACGGCTGCCGCAGGGGAACATGGACCCAGACGCGCTCTGGGGTGACATCCTGGAGAAGCTGGAGCACGGCATCGCCTGCACGCACGAGCAGCCCTTTCGGGGCCTGCTGGAATGGCTGCTGGCTCGCTGGCCGAGAAACAGAGTGTTCCGAGAACTGGCGCGGCACCTGACCGGACCGGACCGAGAACCAAAGCCAGAACCGGAACCCGACCCAGAACCTGAGCCAGAACCTGATCCGGAACCTGATCCAGAGCCGGAGCCGGATGACCGGCCTCGCTGGAATCCGTTTGTCAGGCGGTCGGCATTGTTGCCATCCGCCGGAATCCTGGCGGTGCTCGCCGTATTGAGCGTCCTGGTCGTTGTCTACGTCGTTCCAGGCGACCACGGCTGCACGGCGCCCAAGCACAGCGTCTCGTCGCTGGCGTGGGTGCACGGCGAATGCGTCGGCTACAGCGACGGATCGTTCCAGTTCGGCCGCGGCGTCACCGGAGCGGACCAGTCCGGGACCGAGCTGGTCGGCGTCCAGAAGGACATCCTGGCGCAGAACAGGTGCGCCGACGTGCTGCGCGCCCGCCATCCCTCGCGGACGTTCCTGACACTGGTGTACTTCGCCGGCCTCGGCGCGCCGAGGACCGGGGCGACGGCCAGTCGGCTGCCGTGGGCCGGGGCGCAGGTCGCCGAGTTGCTCGGCCTGCTGACCTGGCAGCGCCAGGAGAACGTCGTCGCGGACAGCCCGGACGGCTCGCCGTGCCGGCCGTCATCCTCCGACCCGGCCACCGTCCCGGCCTCCTCGCCCCTTCATCTGGGTCAGGACCAGGAGCAGGACGGCCCCATCCTGCGGGTCATCATCGCCAGCGGCGGCATGTACATGGACCAGGCCGACCGGGTGGCCGAAGACCAGCTGATCCCGTTCGCGCAGGACCCGGACCAGGCCGTCGCCGCGATCGTCGGCCTGGACCGCTCGCTGACCACCACCGTCCAGGCGATCACCGACTTCGGCGACCACGGAATTCTCACGCTCGGCACGACGCTGTCCGGCGACGGCCTCCCGGACTCCAGCTGGACCTATTTCCAGATGGAGCCACAGAACCTGCGGGAGGCGCTGCTGGTCACCGACTACGCGTTGCTCAACCATCGGCGCCAGATCGACATCCTCTACCCGAAGGGCGGCTGCGGCGGCGGCGAGCAGGCCATGCCCGACGAAGCGGACCGGTACGTCTTCACGCTGGTCCGCGACATGGTCAATCAGGCGGCGCACTCGGGCCTGCAGACGACGCGGCACGGCTGGCAGCCGGAAGGCTGCCCCGGGGCGCCGTCGGTCGACGACTGGATGCGGGCCGAATGCCCACCGGGGGGCAGCGCCACCGGAACCGGGGTGGGCACCGACGACCTCGTCTTCTACGCCGGCCGTGCCGAGGACTTCGGCTCGCTCACGAGGGCGGGCTGCCTGGGCACCCGCCGGGGCGGCCCGCTCCTGCTCGCCGACGACGCCATCACCGAGTACGTCACCGAGTACACCGGCCAGGAGAGCTCGGTCTTCCCGGTGGTCTCGAAGGGCCCCGGGCCGGCCCTGTCCGGCACCTCCTGCGCGGACGGCGACCTCGGCGCGATGACGACGCTGCTCGCGCCCGAGCTGCCGCAGTTCTGCGCCCGGCTGCGGGCGATGTACGAGTACACCGAACCGCCGGTCCCGTCCGGACCGCACTGGACCGACGAGCGGACCGCGATCGCCTACGACGCGGCCAAGCTCGTGCTGGAGGCCGTCGACCACACCGCGCAGGACAGCCCGTTCAACATCAACGTGCTGGTCAACTGGATCCGGCAGGCGCCCACGCCCACGAAGCCGGGAAACCTCGACCTGCGGCCCGACGACGGCGGTCTGGTCGACCCACGCGCCGGGACGACCGGATCCGTCGACTTCCACGCCTCCCAGGTCGCCGACTCACGCCAGCTGGCGATCCTGACCGCGAACCTCAACGACACGGACCCGTATGCCGACGCCGCCAGCACCTGCCTCGTGCTGGCCGGCGACCCGCCAGCGACGACCGACTGCTGGGCCCGGCCGGTTCCGCTCCCGGTGGCCACCCAGACGCAGTAG
- the panB gene encoding 3-methyl-2-oxobutanoate hydroxymethyltransferase yields the protein MSSSVTQGHPNSATDHEMATLYGASTPTTDRQATDRPAEPSKPRRRPTVRDLATWKDRHEKWAMLTAYDYTTASIFDEAEVPVLLVGDSAANVVYGYDTTVPVSVDELLPLVRGVVRGAPHAMVVADLPFGSYQASPAQALETATRFLKEGGAQAVKLEGGARVAPQVDLLVSAGIPVMGHLGLTPQSINTLGGYRVQGRDDAGAALLADAQAIEAAGAFAVVLEVVPSDVAARISKALTIPTVGIGAGSDCDAQVLVWQDMAGLTSGRAPRFVRRFAELRTPLRDAARAYVADVRDGHYPTVEYSYD from the coding sequence ATGAGCAGCTCCGTTACTCAGGGTCACCCCAACTCCGCGACCGACCACGAGATGGCGACGCTTTACGGCGCGTCGACTCCGACCACCGACCGGCAGGCGACCGACCGGCCCGCCGAGCCCTCGAAGCCACGCCGCCGCCCCACCGTGCGCGACCTGGCGACCTGGAAGGACCGGCACGAGAAGTGGGCGATGCTGACCGCCTACGACTACACGACCGCGTCGATCTTCGACGAGGCCGAGGTCCCGGTGCTGCTGGTCGGTGACTCCGCCGCCAACGTCGTCTACGGCTACGACACGACCGTCCCGGTGAGTGTCGACGAGCTGCTGCCGCTGGTGCGCGGGGTGGTCCGCGGCGCGCCGCACGCGATGGTCGTCGCCGACCTGCCGTTCGGCTCCTACCAGGCGAGCCCGGCGCAGGCGCTGGAGACCGCGACCCGGTTCCTCAAGGAGGGCGGCGCGCAGGCGGTCAAGCTGGAGGGCGGCGCCCGGGTCGCGCCGCAGGTCGACCTGCTGGTGTCCGCCGGCATCCCCGTGATGGGCCACCTGGGGCTGACGCCGCAGAGCATCAACACCCTCGGCGGCTACCGGGTGCAGGGCCGTGACGACGCGGGAGCCGCGCTGCTGGCCGACGCCCAGGCGATCGAGGCCGCCGGAGCGTTCGCGGTGGTGCTGGAGGTCGTCCCGTCGGACGTCGCCGCCCGCATCAGCAAGGCGCTCACGATCCCGACCGTCGGCATCGGCGCCGGTTCCGACTGCGACGCCCAGGTGCTCGTCTGGCAGGACATGGCGGGCCTGACCTCCGGTCGCGCGCCCCGGTTCGTCCGCCGCTTCGCCGAGCTGCGCACGCCGCTGCGGGACGCCGCTCGGGCCTATGTCGCCGACGTCCGGGACGGCCATTACCCGACCGTGGAGTACTCCTACGACTGA
- a CDS encoding TetR/AcrR family transcriptional regulator has translation MTTAELGRHGPPNRPDRPPSGVRPPGRPRDARADGAIIEATLQTLATTGFTGLSMEAVAARAKVGKATLYRRWSTKDTLVADALATLVETAEPVDTGSLRDDLVAWLNTVRRHTFQTLSGRIMPRLLAEKDSHPELFETYRHQVIEPFRQQAQKVLLRGMASGELLPDLDVDLITDMLVGPVSYRQSISGPNEVSGTRISQVVDIVLEGILARPAEPADDVRPASGVAAEVVAAEVVVVAADLGEKAATGEAPEALALDDAG, from the coding sequence GTGACGACGGCCGAACTGGGGCGCCACGGCCCGCCCAACCGCCCGGACCGCCCACCGTCGGGGGTGCGCCCGCCGGGGCGGCCGCGGGACGCGCGCGCCGACGGCGCGATCATCGAGGCGACGCTGCAGACGCTCGCGACGACCGGGTTCACCGGCCTGTCGATGGAGGCCGTCGCGGCCCGGGCCAAGGTGGGGAAGGCCACGCTCTACCGGCGCTGGTCCACCAAGGACACGCTGGTCGCCGACGCGCTGGCCACGCTGGTCGAGACGGCCGAACCGGTCGACACCGGCTCGCTGCGCGACGACCTGGTCGCCTGGCTGAACACCGTCCGCCGGCACACCTTCCAGACCCTGTCGGGGCGGATCATGCCCCGGCTGCTCGCCGAGAAGGACTCCCACCCCGAGCTGTTCGAGACCTACCGCCACCAGGTGATCGAGCCGTTCCGGCAGCAGGCCCAGAAGGTGCTCCTGCGCGGCATGGCCTCCGGCGAGCTGCTCCCCGACCTGGACGTGGACCTGATCACCGACATGCTCGTCGGGCCGGTCTCCTACCGGCAGTCGATCAGCGGGCCCAACGAGGTCAGCGGCACCCGGATCAGCCAGGTGGTCGACATCGTCCTCGAGGGCATCCTCGCCCGCCCCGCCGAGCCGGCCGACGACGTGCGGCCAGCCTCCGGGGTGGCCGCCGAGGTGGTGGCCGCCGAGGTGGTGGTCGTGGCCGCCGACCTGGGGGAGAAGGCCGCTACTGGCGAGGCCCCGGAGGCGCTCGCGCTGGACGACGCGGGCTGA